The window CTTCTGCAAAGGTTTGTTTTGTATGTTTGCATATTCCAAATACAAAATTTGAAGCTTAGAAGTTTGAAGTAGTCACATTAGCTTTCCATCCATGTGGCGTTTTTCTTGTAGTATCATAAAATGGTCTGTAGGGGACGCCCTATACTAAGAAGCTGACTGAGATTTAGAAGGCCTCttaaattgtttttgtttttttttgagggggggggctgaataACTAAAATCTGGATTAATTACAAATTAGAAATTTATGATGAAAATGGGCTGCAACTCCTTCCTAGTGATGTGTGAAAGTAAAATTTGATTTTGTTCTTTGCAGGACCAGCTGTCCTTGTGTTGTCAATGCAGATGAAACCTCCCCAGAACTTCAAGAGATAAAAAGAGTTAATCACGAGTATCAGGTAGAACAACGACATAAAAACATCACATCTTAAATGGAGCTCCATATGTCTCTTCTTTATTTCCCCAGGTTGAGATCCAGCATCTTATTTCAGGAAATCGCTACGATGGAAAAGACGACTTTGCTGTTGTCCTTCAACCCTTTTTACAGACTTCATTTATACCTAATATTGGTGTAAGCTAGATTTTCAGGCAGCATGTTTACCAGGAACAATGAAAAGTGAGCAGGATTTAAATCTTGAACTCCATCCATCAGGTGGGAGAAGTCGACACAAGCTTCTTCTCGGTGGATTGTTTCCACATCAGCGAGCGAGCTCATGCGGAGATGGCCATCGCTCTTTGGAATAACATGGTGAGGACGGAATCACACCAGGCAGCAGACAAAAAGTGCTGCGGCGTTTTGGGTTTTTATAAAAGCTCTCTTTGTCTTCGCAGTTGGAGCCTGTAGGCCGGAAGCAGGCCTTCAATAACTTCACTTATGACCGTTCCAAGATTCACTGTCCTACAGAGGTATGTGGGGATGTCTTGTGTTGATGATTCCATCAGACACCACAGGAATCTAAAGGATTTACTACAGTTTTTATCTATTCTTGTGATATTTGTGCTCATTATTAACAATTTAATCATTCATGTGAAGTGTTTGGCATTTTTAGGTCACAATATACAGTTTCAAGTAaaatttcctcttttatttatatCCTTCACATATCTGTAATTCTGCTGGTGTCTCCTATAGGTCCACCCCTACATTTTCACCAAAGTCAATAGTCAAAATCATCCAGAGATCTCCCCCACTACCACCACAACTCATGCTCctgcctccagcagcaccaccagctctGTAACACCCCCCCCTTTGCCGGAGTGCCCCCCGTCCTTGCCTGTGTGGATACCAGTGGTTGTGGGCCTTGGTTGCTTTTTGGGCGGCCTTGTCGTATCTTTAAAAATTTTGTACTGTTATCGATgtcacaaaaacaaatcagcgAACGAGGTGGAGATGAAAGGAGTGAATTTCTGAGCCTGTTTTTAGTCTCAACAGAATATTCAAGTCAGAGACTTGAGCATTGTCATGCCATTAGAGTTACAACTGTCCAGAATACGTCGAACATGCGGATTATCTCAACACAACAGTGGGTGTGAGTCTGTGTTTGGGAGAGTGCTTGTGAAATAATGGTGATTCGTAAAAAACGAAAATCAGCAAGAGTGCATAATTCTTGGTGAAATGCTCCGTGTAAAATGACTCAGTCTTGTCAACTCAGGATTTTTTAACACCTTTATTTATTGGTAAATAAAACTGATACAACTATTGAGTCATGTTTGGTTGAGAAGTTAAGATAAAGTGACATTGTTcaaacaatacattttaataTAGTATAATGAAAAGAAGCATTCATATTTTTTACAGAAAGTAATAAGTCAAGCGTGCTCACAGTTCAGACTGAATTAAAAGGCATATTCACAATATTACCTGGTTTAATGAGGGTAACTTCTTTTCCATTACTTCAAAGTGTACTATTATACCAGAAACCTTATTTAGTCGGGGTGTCATTTTAATATTATGCATTTTCCGTATTCTAAATTTAAGGTGGATAATGTTCGAACATGTGATTTTACCTGCATTTTAAATAACTAGAAAGAGGGTATCACCTGCACCTGTGGAGAGCTCAAGCGCACGCCAACGTCATCACGTTACGACTCACGCATGGGTTAACGTCATCATTAAGCGACCGTTGTTTACAAGCAAGCTGCAGCGCTGTGTCAATGGAGAATGAACCCAAAAAAAGGCTCACGCGTTAATggctttgttgggttttttgatCAATTCTCAAAATAATCCCTCGCCAATGTCCACGTTTATTGACTGCGCAAGGCGGCGACGCGCAGTTAATCGCGTTGCACACCAACAAAGGTTTTTACGGAGGCAGCAGGAATCACGGGAAGACTTCGAGGCTCTGTTAGCTAACTACAGTTTCCATGCTGTCAGAAGGTAAGAACCGTTGATAAAGTAAAAGTTCCGAGATGCCAGTTCTCGAGAAGCATCATTGTTATGCTGTATTCATAGCGTTTCATTATACTAAGTACTCCTGTCTAGGATGGGTCTATATTGATGTCTCACATTTATGTTGCCCCTCCCTTGTTCTCACCTGGTTATCCTTCTAATTAATTGTTTCTCTTCATATCTGTCTTTATATgtttatatgtatatgtattcaTTCATAGAGGAGGTCCTTAAAATCCCCAAGATAGAATACCACAGATAATCACCAGCTCATGTTAAATGAAGTTATCACTGTATTGTAAAGCCATAAAAAGATGGATTGTGTTCCTAGATTGTGCAGTGTTTCCCACAATTTGAGATTTGACTTGTTCACTGCAATGTACTAGTTACATTATTCCTCAAATGGATCCAGGTACTAGTTTGCATCACTCCACAATGTCTTTACAtatcttctcctttttctgtaGGACCGTTTGGGTTCGGCAGAGAAGTGGTGCATGGTGGGAGCAAGTTAACGCCAACTGGACTGACTATGAGTGGCAGCTAAAttttaaaatgaggaaaaccACGTTCCAGCAGTTGTGTGACATCCTCAGACCACACCTTCAACGACAGATGACCACATTCAGAAACCCAGTgcctgtggagcagcgtgtggCACTGTGTATCTGGAGATTGGCCACAAATGTGGGGTTCCAGACAATTTCTCATTTATTTGGGATTGGCCAGTCTACCGCAGTTACAATTGCAAATGATGTAGCTTCAGCCATTGTTAACAAGATGCTACCCCTCTACATCCAAACACCCTCAGAGGAAGAGTTTAAGTTAATTATTCAAGGGTTCAGAGACAAGTGGGGTTTCCCACAATGTGGCGGGGCTATTGATCGAGCTCATATTGGAATTCTAGCCCCAAATGAAAGACCTGCAGACTACTACAACAGTAAAGGATTCTACTCGGTCATCCTACAAGGTGTGGTTGACCATCGTCTTCGGTTCTGGGACATCAATGTGGGTTGGCCTGGCAAACTCAGTGATGCTACGGTTTTTGGCAACTCATCCTTATATGAGAGGGGTCAGAGTGGTATGCTGTTCCCGCATATCACAGAGAGGTTTGGAGGTGAAAGTGTCCCAGTGGCAATACTGGGCGATGGGGCATATCCACTTCTGCCATGGCTGATGACACCGTTCCCTGAAAACCAAC of the Takifugu flavidus isolate HTHZ2018 chromosome 19, ASM371156v2, whole genome shotgun sequence genome contains:
- the LOC130516409 gene encoding uncharacterized protein LOC130516409, producing the protein MALLGFLINSQNNPSPMSTFIDCARRRRAVNRVAHQQRFLRRQQESREDFEALLANYSFHAVRRTVWVRQRSGAWWEQVNANWTDYEWQLNFKMRKTTFQQLCDILRPHLQRQMTTFRNPVPVEQRVALCIWRLATNVGFQTISHLFGIGQSTAVTIANDVASAIVNKMLPLYIQTPSEEEFKLIIQGFRDKWGFPQCGGAIDRAHIGILAPNERPADYYNSKGFYSVILQGVVDHRLRFWDINVGWPGKLSDATVFGNSSLYERGQSGMLFPHITERFGGESVPVAILGDGAYPLLPWLMTPFPENQHTNPAQLTFNNHVSKARITAKRAFGRLKERWQCLMKRCDCNINNINTVISACCVLHNFCEENSEDCDCTDVQEDINDVEECNDFYRTTALHTSRDALCAYFASL